A region of Dermabacter vaginalis DNA encodes the following proteins:
- a CDS encoding potassium channel family protein — MKIVIVGAGSVGRSIARELLDKGRTVTLIDREGARPGLDEVTWVQGDAAELDVLEKAKLAEADVVVAATGDDKVNLVVSLLAKTEFGVPRTVGRVNHPRNEWMFDDAWGVDVAVSTPRIMTSLVEEAVSIGTVVTMFSFAKSETSMVEITVPETSPIVGKDIGDVAWPRSATLVGVVREGHPRPPAESEALEPRDELLFLAHRSCLTALQRTVVPRGLEETTAALPVVRVSDEDED; from the coding sequence ATGAAGATCGTCATCGTGGGTGCAGGAAGTGTGGGGCGAAGCATCGCTCGGGAGCTTCTTGACAAGGGGCGCACGGTCACCCTGATCGACCGGGAGGGGGCACGTCCCGGTCTTGACGAAGTCACGTGGGTGCAGGGCGACGCCGCCGAACTCGATGTTCTCGAAAAGGCGAAGCTTGCCGAAGCCGACGTGGTCGTCGCCGCCACGGGCGATGACAAGGTGAATCTCGTCGTTTCCCTCCTCGCCAAAACCGAGTTCGGAGTTCCGCGAACCGTGGGCCGCGTCAACCACCCTCGCAACGAATGGATGTTCGACGATGCCTGGGGCGTCGACGTTGCGGTCTCGACCCCGCGGATTATGACTTCCCTCGTCGAAGAGGCCGTGAGCATCGGCACTGTCGTCACGATGTTCTCTTTCGCGAAGTCCGAAACGAGCATGGTCGAGATCACCGTCCCGGAAACCTCGCCGATCGTTGGCAAAGACATCGGTGATGTGGCGTGGCCGAGGAGCGCGACCCTCGTTGGCGTCGTGCGCGAGGGGCATCCGCGCCCACCTGCCGAATCCGAGGCCCTCGAGCCGCGCGATGAGCTTTTGTTCCTCGCTCACCGCTCATGTTTGACGGCTCTTCAGCGCACGGTGGTGCCAAGGGGACTCGAGGAAACGACCGCAGCGCTGCCCGTTGTGCGGGTTAGTGACGAGGACGAGGACTAA
- a CDS encoding DUF3159 domain-containing protein: MTSPSSAPEPPATGLKASFTSDDYSVMNAIGGVRGLIESVLPTLLFVVLFLFTRNVVLASVASLGVVVLALVWRIATKSQVTPAISGAIGIALGAFIAVKSGDGSGFYLPGLITNAVYAVVLSVSILVKHPAVGYVAALVDPRVSAWRTSREGRRTYTYATLWYAGLFALKVAVQAPLYFAGFTDALGIAKLLMGIPAFVAVTYVVFLQHRALVKRWFSDATSAHIDATSLKESKRS, from the coding sequence GTGACCTCACCTTCGTCAGCCCCCGAACCACCTGCAACCGGGCTCAAAGCGAGCTTTACCTCTGATGACTACAGCGTCATGAACGCGATCGGTGGCGTGAGGGGGCTCATCGAATCGGTCCTCCCGACACTCCTGTTCGTTGTGCTGTTTCTCTTCACGCGCAACGTCGTGCTCGCGAGTGTCGCTTCGCTCGGCGTCGTCGTTCTCGCACTCGTGTGGCGCATCGCCACGAAAAGTCAGGTCACACCCGCCATCAGCGGTGCGATCGGGATTGCTCTCGGCGCGTTCATCGCCGTGAAAAGCGGCGACGGCAGCGGCTTTTACCTTCCCGGTCTGATCACCAACGCCGTCTATGCCGTGGTACTGAGCGTCTCGATCCTTGTGAAACACCCTGCAGTGGGATACGTGGCCGCACTCGTCGACCCGCGAGTTTCAGCCTGGCGCACCTCTCGCGAGGGCAGGCGCACCTACACGTATGCCACGCTGTGGTACGCAGGGCTCTTTGCGCTCAAGGTCGCCGTGCAAGCGCCCCTGTATTTCGCGGGGTTCACAGACGCGCTCGGTATCGCCAAGCTCCTCATGGGGATCCCGGCATTCGTGGCGGTCACGTATGTGGTTTTTCTGCAGCACCGCGCGCTTGTGAAGCGGTGGTTTTCCGACGCCACCAGCGCTCACATAGATGCGACGTCCCTCAAGGAGTCCAAGCGTTCGTAG
- a CDS encoding OB-fold nucleic acid binding domain-containing protein has protein sequence MSVLTKARDLLTASASTNDDDESGVENLDEIASITSRRPAHCLGTVSSIVVQPAGQDPKLDVDLHDGTGRLALVWLGRQSIAGIEPGARLEVEGFVGLRGRKRIMYNPRYAIHGAKDDGQ, from the coding sequence GTGAGCGTCCTCACGAAGGCGAGGGATCTGTTGACTGCGTCCGCGTCGACCAATGACGACGACGAGAGCGGCGTGGAGAATCTTGACGAGATTGCGTCCATCACGTCCCGCCGCCCGGCGCATTGCCTTGGCACGGTCAGCTCGATCGTCGTCCAGCCGGCAGGCCAGGATCCGAAGCTCGACGTTGATCTCCACGATGGTACGGGCAGGCTTGCCCTCGTGTGGCTCGGGCGTCAGTCGATCGCCGGTATCGAACCTGGTGCGCGCCTGGAGGTCGAAGGATTCGTAGGCCTGCGAGGCCGTAAGCGCATCATGTACAACCCCCGATACGCGATCCACGGTGCGAAGGACGACGGCCAGTGA
- a CDS encoding DUF3710 domain-containing protein, producing the protein MGLFGRSKKKASATDSAPLAHTPSPEEEEVKGPFDIKDAPDTERLDFGSIQIPAHEGMSIAVEVEKRSRAVTGLTLTYGESQIQINAFAAPKSEGLWDDIRKSLRESVASQGGTTETREGAFGTELYARIPLAIKGSNARAHRPMRFVGIDGPRWFLRAVISGAALQTGTVREEVEDIIRSIVVVRGSMAKAPREVLELKVPGEGNASPLPDDADPLGQGPTIAEVR; encoded by the coding sequence ATGGGACTTTTTGGACGCTCGAAAAAGAAAGCTTCCGCTACTGACAGCGCGCCGCTCGCGCACACTCCTTCACCGGAGGAAGAGGAAGTCAAGGGCCCCTTCGATATCAAGGATGCCCCCGATACCGAACGTCTCGATTTCGGATCGATTCAGATTCCCGCACACGAAGGCATGAGCATCGCCGTCGAGGTAGAAAAACGCTCGAGGGCCGTCACGGGCCTCACTCTCACGTACGGTGAGTCGCAAATTCAGATCAACGCCTTCGCTGCGCCGAAGAGCGAAGGGCTATGGGATGACATCCGCAAGTCGCTGCGCGAATCAGTCGCGTCGCAAGGCGGCACGACGGAAACACGTGAAGGGGCGTTTGGCACCGAACTCTACGCGCGCATTCCGCTCGCCATTAAGGGATCGAACGCGCGCGCTCACAGGCCCATGCGGTTCGTTGGCATTGACGGGCCCCGTTGGTTTCTGCGCGCCGTGATCTCCGGAGCAGCGCTTCAAACCGGTACGGTGCGCGAAGAGGTCGAAGACATCATTCGCTCGATCGTTGTCGTGCGTGGCTCCATGGCGAAGGCCCCCCGTGAGGTTCTCGAACTGAAGGTTCCCGGTGAGGGGAATGCTTCACCGCTTCCGGACGACGCGGATCCGCTCGGTCAGGGGCCCACAATCGCCGAGGTGAGGTAG
- the dut gene encoding dUTP diphosphatase, which produces MSENATAPTPSAGAPRPVELPTVCEAPELALSRAHADDAGLDLTSAIDFDLAPGERALIPTGVRIALPPATVGLVCPRSGLAAKHGITIVNGPGVVDEGYRGELKVALLNTDTTETLHIARGDRIAQIVIVPILRPTIVEVDSLDPAARGEAGFGSSGGFSSTTNGEGHEG; this is translated from the coding sequence ATGAGTGAAAACGCCACCGCGCCCACGCCGTCCGCCGGCGCCCCGCGCCCCGTCGAATTGCCAACGGTGTGCGAGGCGCCCGAGCTTGCGCTCTCGCGTGCGCACGCTGACGACGCAGGACTCGACCTCACGAGCGCCATTGACTTTGACCTCGCCCCCGGTGAGCGAGCCCTCATTCCCACGGGAGTCAGGATCGCTCTTCCGCCGGCCACCGTCGGGCTCGTGTGCCCACGCTCCGGACTCGCCGCAAAGCACGGCATCACGATCGTGAACGGACCGGGAGTGGTAGACGAGGGCTACCGGGGTGAACTTAAGGTTGCGCTGCTCAACACCGACACAACCGAAACTCTGCACATTGCGCGTGGTGATCGCATCGCTCAGATCGTGATCGTGCCGATCCTGCGCCCCACGATTGTGGAGGTCGACTCTCTCGACCCGGCAGCGCGCGGCGAAGCTGGTTTCGGTTCAAGCGGCGGTTTTTCTTCCACGACCAATGGCGAAGGACACGAGGGGTAA
- a CDS encoding DUF3093 domain-containing protein — protein sequence MSSLFQERLHPGPFVTLIAVIFGVLLGAILMPLSEIVSIVTALALGILFPVLLFAASPVVEVREDVVAAGPARIEVDVLGEPRILAKSDFAKILGPDIRPLDFRVVRGWISTGVEVPILDPEDPTPALVLSLRRPEDFALALKAAKTKRVREDDSSHTR from the coding sequence ATGTCTTCCCTGTTTCAGGAGCGCCTGCACCCGGGTCCCTTCGTCACACTCATTGCCGTTATCTTCGGTGTGCTGCTCGGGGCAATCCTCATGCCTCTTAGCGAAATCGTCAGCATCGTGACCGCGCTCGCCCTCGGAATCCTTTTTCCCGTTCTCCTTTTCGCGGCATCCCCGGTCGTCGAGGTTCGCGAAGATGTGGTCGCCGCGGGACCGGCACGGATTGAGGTGGATGTCCTCGGCGAGCCGCGAATCCTTGCGAAGTCCGATTTCGCCAAGATCCTCGGACCCGATATTCGCCCGCTGGATTTTCGTGTGGTGCGAGGGTGGATTTCGACCGGCGTTGAGGTGCCGATCCTCGACCCTGAAGATCCGACCCCCGCTCTCGTTCTCTCGCTTCGGCGCCCCGAGGATTTTGCTCTCGCACTCAAGGCGGCAAAGACAAAGCGGGTGCGCGAGGACGATTCCTCGCACACCCGCTAA
- a CDS encoding DUF4193 domain-containing protein: protein MATDYDAPFKKDDDSSEDSIEELKGRRNDNASPSVDEDEAEAAEGFELPGADLSNEELSVTVLPRQVDEFTCGSCFLVKHRSQIDHVEGKLIICKECSGD, encoded by the coding sequence ATGGCTACCGATTACGACGCCCCATTCAAGAAGGACGACGACTCGAGCGAAGACTCGATTGAAGAACTCAAGGGGCGCCGGAACGACAACGCCTCACCTTCCGTCGATGAGGACGAGGCCGAAGCCGCGGAGGGGTTCGAGCTCCCCGGCGCCGACCTCTCCAATGAGGAACTGTCGGTCACCGTTTTGCCTCGCCAAGTCGACGAGTTCACGTGCGGTTCGTGCTTCCTCGTGAAGCATCGCAGCCAAATTGACCACGTTGAAGGAAAGCTCATTATCTGCAAGGAGTGCTCGGGCGACTGA
- the sepH gene encoding septation protein SepH, translating to MRELTLGGLHENSDHLILLDAEGERYTVRIDEALRAAVRRDASSVGLIQQNHSSALKPKDIQAMLRGGSTVESIAELAGMEVEHVKRYEGPVRAERDHTARRAQDFRTSKGGTEKLIDVVEPRLRARGVDEDLEWDAWRRSDGTWTLQLTFVAGGRSRVATWQADLPNRVVTAEDNEARWLSDSETQREDSPARTRFKTQRANVFNIEESTANPSSEPPAASSPISERELDELNARRGTPVSASAPVETVPEPSAVQAETPAPASPWQSLEEYEPEARDNNESTEEEALAAPGEERPAPVRIVPISAHHHNREVRADTFDTEEVSYIDGPDDLSEAPDPAHDPSASEDDTHEGTSTDADIAAKEDLEESAPANEGEDSPAAGEAEDENLTPLPGFDAEPKKPQKKTKRQRASIPSWDDIVFGHKD from the coding sequence ATGCGCGAGCTCACACTCGGCGGGTTGCACGAGAACTCCGATCACCTCATTTTGCTCGACGCTGAGGGCGAGCGATACACGGTGCGCATTGATGAAGCCCTGCGTGCAGCGGTACGCCGCGATGCGTCGTCCGTTGGACTCATCCAGCAAAATCACTCGTCGGCTCTCAAACCCAAGGACATCCAGGCGATGCTGAGGGGCGGATCGACCGTGGAGTCGATCGCGGAACTCGCGGGGATGGAAGTTGAGCACGTGAAGCGCTACGAGGGGCCCGTTCGTGCCGAACGTGACCACACTGCGCGCCGCGCACAAGACTTCCGCACCTCGAAGGGCGGGACCGAGAAGCTCATTGACGTCGTGGAGCCTCGCCTGCGCGCACGCGGGGTTGACGAGGATCTCGAGTGGGATGCGTGGCGCCGCAGTGACGGCACGTGGACCCTCCAGCTCACCTTCGTCGCCGGTGGCCGTTCGCGCGTCGCCACGTGGCAGGCAGATCTTCCTAATCGCGTCGTGACGGCCGAGGATAACGAAGCACGCTGGCTTTCCGACTCCGAGACCCAACGCGAGGATTCTCCCGCGCGCACGCGCTTCAAAACGCAGCGAGCAAATGTGTTCAACATCGAGGAGAGTACGGCTAATCCCTCGAGCGAGCCGCCTGCCGCCTCCTCGCCAATCTCGGAACGAGAGCTCGACGAACTCAACGCACGCCGTGGGACGCCGGTTTCTGCTTCGGCACCCGTAGAAACCGTTCCGGAGCCCTCGGCGGTGCAAGCTGAAACTCCGGCTCCGGCCTCGCCGTGGCAGAGCCTCGAAGAATACGAGCCTGAGGCACGCGACAACAACGAGAGCACCGAAGAAGAGGCGCTCGCGGCTCCGGGGGAAGAGCGCCCTGCTCCCGTGCGGATTGTCCCGATCAGCGCCCACCATCACAACCGCGAGGTTCGCGCCGATACCTTTGATACCGAAGAGGTCTCCTACATCGACGGCCCGGACGATCTGAGCGAAGCGCCCGACCCCGCTCACGATCCGTCAGCCTCTGAGGACGACACCCACGAGGGCACCTCGACCGACGCGGATATCGCCGCGAAAGAGGACCTCGAGGAATCCGCGCCCGCCAACGAGGGAGAAGACTCACCGGCAGCGGGCGAGGCTGAAGACGAGAACCTCACGCCTCTGCCCGGCTTTGACGCGGAGCCGAAAAAGCCTCAAAAGAAGACGAAGCGCCAGCGTGCGTCCATCCCGTCGTGGGATGACATCGTGTTCGGCCACAAAGATTGA
- a CDS encoding alkaline phosphatase family protein: MTDPVDWREGEPRLVRRWRDALEARSGRDLLILVDGLGLEDLERYRGHTRFFRTHANSLERETTIAPATTTSVLASLFTGVSPLAHGILGYEGLTSNGTRVNNLRGAKNLDPREWIRARGYAEGSERCVAHVGPARYRNSFLTGMLQPAERWDFFGYSSPGGRIGAVRKALSHVGAGGACYLHVPDIDKAGHRYGPGSTAWLDALEDTDRFLDTLMRSVPEGTRVSITADHGMVEADFEQIMDLAHAPGMLSRCSAVAGEGRALMVRFGDADGHPPLAELRSWVGERGDVLDTDQMLSSGLLGEARGSERAIVAQRLGDALIFARGRHQFTHTGFVTAASLTQRGVHGSLSDAELVVPFLQFTV; the protein is encoded by the coding sequence GTGACCGATCCCGTTGATTGGCGCGAGGGCGAACCACGCCTCGTGCGACGATGGCGCGACGCGCTCGAGGCGCGCAGCGGCCGCGACCTCCTGATCCTCGTCGATGGCCTGGGCCTTGAGGACCTCGAACGCTATCGAGGCCACACACGGTTTTTTCGCACGCACGCGAACTCTCTCGAGCGAGAAACGACCATCGCGCCGGCCACCACGACCAGCGTGCTCGCCTCCCTCTTTACGGGAGTGTCACCACTCGCGCACGGGATTCTCGGTTACGAAGGGCTCACGTCGAACGGCACTCGCGTGAACAACCTCAGGGGAGCAAAGAACCTTGACCCTCGCGAGTGGATACGCGCCCGCGGATACGCCGAGGGCTCTGAGCGCTGCGTCGCGCACGTGGGGCCGGCGCGCTACCGCAATAGCTTCCTCACGGGCATGCTTCAACCCGCTGAACGCTGGGATTTTTTCGGCTACTCCTCGCCCGGCGGGAGAATTGGCGCCGTGCGAAAGGCACTCTCTCACGTCGGTGCCGGTGGCGCGTGCTACCTCCATGTCCCGGATATCGACAAAGCGGGTCATCGCTACGGTCCTGGCTCGACCGCGTGGCTAGACGCTCTTGAAGACACCGACAGGTTTCTTGACACACTCATGCGTTCCGTCCCTGAAGGCACGCGCGTAAGCATCACCGCGGATCACGGCATGGTCGAAGCCGATTTTGAGCAGATCATGGACCTCGCACACGCCCCCGGCATGCTCTCACGATGCAGTGCCGTCGCGGGTGAGGGGCGCGCACTCATGGTCCGGTTCGGGGATGCCGACGGCCACCCGCCCCTCGCCGAGCTTCGGTCGTGGGTAGGGGAGCGGGGGGACGTTCTCGATACCGACCAGATGCTTTCGAGCGGGCTTCTGGGAGAGGCGCGCGGGTCGGAGCGAGCAATCGTTGCGCAGCGGCTCGGTGACGCGCTCATCTTCGCTCGAGGTCGCCACCAGTTCACCCATACGGGCTTCGTCACCGCAGCCTCCCTCACGCAACGAGGAGTTCACGGTTCGCTCAGCGATGCTGAACTCGTGGTGCCGTTTCTTCAGTTCACGGTGTAG
- a CDS encoding DUF5998 family protein, with protein MSLPPTLLTELELAGYFPDTARAALERAVRESRIRSYLVRPETTFDGPEVRRHLTILVLTDEHLVIVHLDDESADALNPTQVIVSTERVKLARVGNLALAQAYDADGAAIAPREAEVTLGLNWGATRRLDVQPAWCDDPQCSADHGYTGESREADLVLRVSAIADGEQAIADALAFFDSLYDATQ; from the coding sequence ATGAGCCTTCCACCGACACTCCTCACGGAACTCGAGCTTGCCGGGTATTTCCCCGACACGGCCCGCGCAGCCCTCGAGCGCGCCGTGCGCGAAAGCCGAATTCGCAGCTACCTGGTGCGACCCGAGACAACCTTCGATGGGCCGGAAGTACGCCGCCACCTCACGATTCTCGTGCTCACCGACGAGCACCTGGTCATCGTGCACCTCGACGACGAAAGCGCGGACGCGCTCAACCCCACCCAGGTGATCGTCTCCACCGAACGCGTCAAGCTCGCGCGCGTGGGCAATCTTGCGCTTGCGCAAGCGTACGACGCCGATGGCGCCGCAATCGCGCCGCGTGAGGCGGAAGTGACACTCGGCCTGAACTGGGGTGCGACCCGACGACTCGATGTGCAACCTGCCTGGTGCGACGACCCGCAGTGCAGCGCCGATCACGGATATACGGGTGAGAGCCGCGAAGCGGACCTCGTTTTGCGGGTGAGCGCCATCGCCGACGGCGAACAGGCCATCGCCGACGCGCTCGCATTCTTCGATTCCCTTTACGACGCAACGCAGTGA
- a CDS encoding GNAT family N-acetyltransferase, with protein MARGRRGAKGRAHDGHYPEWWSSYECAANGMGVLVRPLAASDSRALEAFYSGLSQRTRYQRFFTSKRTLSREELKRLSRVDARDRIALVALRGGAIVGVSRLTRTAPSVADIACVVSDRLHGQGIGTILIERLAAIARSVGIETFTADVLADNDAMFRVLERTGVELERGKIEEGAVALSWSTVPTPATLAAQRERVRRAEAASMALLFDAASIMVVGASRRRDQVGAQIIRGLIASGFSGAIFPVNPEAYEINGLKSFGSIADVPGPVDLAVLALRPDRCISALEALAERGVKAVVVVSAGFADAGEEGLAAQEALVSAARAHGIRILGPSSLGFFRTGENPLNVSLAPRTSERGTIALAGQSTALSAMILAGADSRGLRVKEFLSAGNRADLSLTSALERWHSDEDIEFVALSLESLGDPARLVSHIETLSARVPVLIVRPPNEPERGPADTAREASPLPDRAINQILDRAGALRTKSVDHLLDTLALLSREGRAHGTRVGLLSNSSALGATLRAAAHEAGLDVRRENFRVPIVGDDRFVSRAFTAMAAPGGVDCVIAAILDTQRVDLVHLAQALSTLASGSAVQVLMVVVSDEPRVRVLRSALREDPSLPPVFATASRASEALATSLRAAHSRVRRPRPVPATRALTETQLEHARAALSPTPAQGALLGALGLPFNDSRRTRESECELRLRFERDDALGPVFTLALTGIAYEVFADASYARLPLRQGTAEAMLEELEAAPVLDAHVPRDCEGRARLVEALDTLAAAFLHLDSLTSLTLNPVRVHAKGLEIGGCEATVGPPHGPSPDLTTLEP; from the coding sequence ATGGCACGAGGACGGCGAGGCGCAAAAGGGCGCGCACACGATGGTCACTACCCCGAGTGGTGGTCCTCGTACGAGTGCGCGGCAAACGGCATGGGCGTTCTCGTGCGCCCCCTCGCAGCCTCGGATTCCCGGGCACTCGAGGCTTTTTACTCGGGCCTCTCACAGCGCACGCGGTATCAACGCTTCTTCACCTCGAAGCGCACTCTCTCGCGTGAGGAGCTCAAGCGTCTCTCACGCGTTGACGCCCGTGACCGCATCGCCCTCGTGGCGTTGAGGGGCGGGGCCATCGTGGGGGTTTCGCGCCTGACCCGCACAGCGCCGAGTGTTGCCGACATCGCGTGCGTCGTTTCGGATCGTCTGCATGGGCAGGGAATCGGCACCATCCTCATCGAACGCCTGGCGGCTATCGCCCGTTCGGTGGGTATTGAAACGTTCACGGCGGATGTGCTCGCCGATAACGATGCGATGTTCCGCGTTCTTGAGCGCACGGGCGTCGAGCTTGAGCGAGGAAAAATCGAGGAAGGGGCCGTGGCCCTTTCCTGGAGCACAGTTCCGACGCCCGCCACCCTCGCGGCGCAGCGCGAGCGTGTGCGTCGAGCTGAGGCCGCATCCATGGCGCTGTTGTTCGACGCGGCATCGATCATGGTCGTGGGGGCGAGCCGTCGCCGGGACCAGGTGGGAGCCCAGATCATTCGCGGGCTCATCGCGAGTGGCTTTAGCGGTGCGATCTTCCCCGTGAACCCCGAGGCCTATGAAATCAATGGTCTTAAAAGCTTCGGAAGCATCGCCGATGTCCCCGGTCCCGTGGACCTCGCGGTCCTCGCCCTTCGCCCCGATCGGTGTATCTCGGCGCTCGAAGCTCTCGCGGAGCGCGGCGTGAAAGCCGTAGTCGTGGTGAGTGCGGGCTTCGCGGACGCGGGCGAGGAGGGGCTCGCCGCGCAGGAAGCGCTCGTTTCCGCTGCGCGTGCACACGGCATTCGCATTCTTGGCCCCTCCTCGCTCGGCTTCTTCCGCACGGGGGAGAACCCTCTCAACGTTTCGCTCGCCCCGCGCACGTCCGAGCGGGGAACGATCGCACTGGCCGGTCAGTCGACGGCCCTCAGTGCCATGATTCTCGCAGGAGCTGACTCGCGCGGCCTTCGCGTGAAGGAGTTCCTCTCCGCAGGTAATCGCGCGGATCTCTCCCTCACGAGCGCACTGGAGCGTTGGCACAGCGACGAGGACATCGAATTCGTCGCGCTCTCTCTCGAATCCCTCGGTGATCCGGCGAGACTCGTGTCCCACATTGAGACTCTTTCGGCACGAGTCCCCGTTCTCATTGTTCGCCCGCCCAACGAGCCGGAACGTGGCCCCGCCGACACCGCGCGTGAGGCCTCACCTCTTCCTGATCGCGCCATCAACCAGATTTTGGATCGCGCCGGTGCGCTTCGTACCAAGAGCGTCGACCACCTGCTCGATACCCTTGCTCTCCTTTCTCGCGAGGGTCGTGCTCACGGCACTCGAGTGGGCCTTCTGTCCAATTCGAGTGCGCTAGGCGCCACGTTGAGGGCGGCCGCCCACGAGGCGGGGCTCGACGTTCGACGCGAGAATTTCCGTGTGCCGATCGTCGGCGATGATCGTTTCGTCTCGCGCGCCTTCACCGCGATGGCCGCCCCGGGCGGCGTCGACTGTGTGATCGCCGCGATCCTCGACACACAACGGGTGGATCTCGTACACCTTGCCCAGGCGCTTTCAACCCTCGCGTCAGGCTCTGCCGTTCAGGTCCTCATGGTCGTCGTGAGTGATGAACCCCGCGTACGTGTTTTGCGGTCAGCATTACGCGAGGATCCGAGCCTCCCGCCGGTCTTCGCGACCGCCTCACGCGCGAGCGAAGCACTCGCGACCTCCCTGCGCGCCGCACACTCGCGTGTTCGGAGACCCCGCCCGGTACCGGCTACTCGCGCCCTCACCGAGACCCAGCTCGAGCACGCTCGCGCCGCGCTTTCCCCCACGCCCGCGCAAGGGGCTCTCCTCGGCGCACTCGGCCTTCCCTTCAACGATTCCCGCCGCACCCGCGAGAGCGAATGCGAGCTTCGCCTTCGCTTCGAACGCGACGATGCCCTCGGCCCAGTGTTCACACTCGCCCTCACCGGAATTGCCTATGAAGTATTCGCCGACGCTTCCTATGCGCGCCTTCCACTCCGGCAGGGAACGGCGGAAGCCATGCTCGAGGAGCTCGAGGCGGCGCCTGTTCTCGACGCTCACGTCCCACGCGACTGCGAAGGCCGCGCCCGGCTCGTCGAGGCACTCGACACGCTCGCCGCTGCATTCTTGCACCTTGACTCTCTCACCTCACTCACGTTGAATCCCGTGCGGGTGCACGCCAAAGGGCTCGAGATCGGCGGATGCGAGGCAACCGTCGGACCGCCTCACGGCCCTTCACCGGACCTCACTACACTGGAGCCATGA